One region of Vidua chalybeata isolate OUT-0048 chromosome 26, bVidCha1 merged haplotype, whole genome shotgun sequence genomic DNA includes:
- the LOC128800292 gene encoding LOW QUALITY PROTEIN: angiomotin-like (The sequence of the model RefSeq protein was modified relative to this genomic sequence to represent the inferred CDS: deleted 1 base in 1 codon): MRRCRGAGLAALAVLLLVAAVRAQIQQEPFLEIVEGSSITIKCSHPNIRTGDFIHFYRQLPGQRPELVAVTAKAPKEVRAPEGRLSVSADRRSSALWLGRPRRGDAAVYYCALGARAEEPGLRPGTNRRGRGRPGPAGGAAAPPAGAASPRSARDPGALPPPAMAPPPTPALTPAPAPSHRPAWSHRPPSAPLLSTGFMSPSCLISLARIPSNPKGL; this comes from the exons ATGCGGCGGTGTcggggcgcggggctggcggcgcTGGCCGTGCTGCTGCTCG tggctgcagtCAGAGCCCAGATACAGCAAGAGCCATTCCTGGAGATTGTCGAGGGCAGCAGCATCACCATCAAGTGCTCACACCCCAATATCCGGACAGGCGATTTCATCCACTTCTACCGTCAGCTGCCAGGCCAAAGGCCTGAACTCGTGGCGGTCACTGCTAAAGCACCCAAGGAGGTGCGAGCCCCTGAAGGGCGCCTGTCGGTGTCGGCAGACCGGCGTTCGAGTGCGCTGTGGCtcgggcggccccggcgcggggaCGCGGCCGTGTATTACTGCGCGCTGGGGGCC CGGGCAGaggagccggggctgcggccgggCACGAACcgccgcgggcggggccggccggggccagcagggggcgctgccgctccgcccgccggggccgcctcgCCCCGCTCGGCCCGGGATCCCGGGGCGCTGCCGCCACCGGCAATGGCACCGCCACCGACACCTGCACTGACACCAGCACCGGCACCGAGTCACCGACCAGCTTGGAGTCACCggcctccctcagcccctcttCTCAGCACTGGTTTCATGAGCCCCAGCTGCCTGATCTCCCTAGCACGAATCCCATCCAATCCCAAAGGCTTGTGA